The Lonchura striata isolate bLonStr1 chromosome 6, bLonStr1.mat, whole genome shotgun sequence nucleotide sequence cccgccccgccccgcgcgccgggccccgccccgccccgcgcgccgggccccgccccgccccgcgcgccggGCCACGCCCCCCTCCGCGCGCCGGGCCACGCCCCCCTCCGcgcgccgggccccgcccccgcgGTTCCGCGTCCGGCGCGAGGTCACCGCGATGGCGGCGGCGCGAGCGCGGCGGGCGGGAGGTGAGCGGCGAACGGGAAGGCGGAGCGGGAACGGGGACAGGGAGGAACGATCCCTGCCCCTGCCGCTGGGAGGGACAGCAAGGAGCTGTGCTTGCTGCCGGGAAGTGgggaagagaggaaaggaaggagctCTATTTGCTGCTGGAAAGGGCGGACGGACGGACTgcgctgttgctgctgctgagggggaAGGAAGGATGGAAAGAAGCAaggagccctgcctgctgctgggaagggaaggaaaatgctctgtcttctgctgctgggaaagaaagaaagaatgaaggaAGATGcgctgctgggaggaaaggaaggatggaggggctgtgctccgccagctgctgggatgggaggagggaaggaaggaggctGACAGGAGCTCAGGGTTCCCAAAGCTACCTCCTGGCCCCTCGGTACCCCTGCACCTGCAGGATGAGCCCTGGAGCTCTTCCAGAAGGGATCTGGGTCTTTCCCAGCATCAGCCTCGGAGCAGCCCGAAAGCTGGGGAGCGTTAACAGAAAGGAGAATCAGCTTTACGCAGTTCTCTCCACCTTGGCATAAACCCTTCAGCAAAATCCAAGGGATGGCAGGGAGTAGGGATTTTGTCAGTCTCcttccagggctggggagaggctgcccagggaggtgctggtgttcccgtccctggaggtgtcccaggaatgCCTGGATCTGCCTGGGCTGGGTGACAGCGTGGTGACCATTCACAGGTTGAACTCGGTGGTATGGGAGgacttttccagcctgaatgaCTCTGGAATTCTACagaagcccagcagctgctgcctgtgcttaattctctttttctccctttcagccTCGCTGCTTTGGGCTGCGGTCCGGCACCAGAGTTCCCAGGGCTCATCCCCGCAGGCAGGGTAATGTCACACACCTGTCACTTTGCCTCTTCCCCCTGGAATGCTGGCCTGCTccagcaggctggggagggCAGCTGGTTTTCCTCTGGGAAGGAGACTTGGCTGCCCCTTGGTCACTCCCCAATGTTTTGGGCTTGGCCTACCTTTAGTCACCTTTACCAGAATGATGCTtcccttctcttcttttttttttttttttttttttttgtcccatccctggaaacattcaaggctTGGCTGaacaaggcttggagcaacctggtctgatGGAAGTTGTCCTTGCCTTGGGTTGtgactggatgagctttaacaTTCTTTCCAAGGCAAACCATTCAGGCATCCTGTGTCACCTCTTCCAGTGGCACCTTCaggctttgctttttccatccCTTTGGGACCTCTTGTTGTGTGTGCCTTTATTCCATTCCCCGTGCTGGGATCTCCTGCAggactgagctgctgctggctgtgaccaggaggggacactgcaggagcagagaaTTCCTGCTGGGGAGGATGGCAGGATGTACTGTTCCCTCTTCCTGCTCATCCTCAAGGATCAGAGATCCTTGGATCTCTGCCTGGGTGATGAAGCACCCAAAATCCTCACTAAATCCCATGAGGCCTTAGTGCCTGTGGCCATGTAGTCACAGGTGCTTGCAGTTCCTGTTGAATTAAAGCCCTTTGGGATGTTTGGCTTAGGGTTACAGAGTAAATCAATCATTGCAAAAGATTTTGAGtccattttgcttttttccacTACATACCATGTTTATTCCTGAATATTTTATGCATTTGCTGCATCCTGTGTTGCTTAGGCAAAGTGTGGATTTCCGCATGCCAGAAAACCTGAACTGCCCACTGCTGAGGGAGATGGTATTTGCTTTTTAGTTTGGGATGATTGTTGCAAAATTTActaaattttcagatttcagaaACCACAGCCTTTCATGTTCATCTCATGGAGTTTTCCATAGCAAATCTCCCTTCTCTTTATACCTAAGATTGCTTTTGTGCTATTGTAGATTCTTGCCTAATTGTTAACTGTAATCTGATGCCTTTTGGTTGTGAGTAATATAGATTTCTACTccatctcctttttcctcctctcctctccctgtttTCCATCTCTTGGCAGTATCTGTTTGCTGCAGTGCATTTTACCTTGTCCTTCACAGACTTGTTGCCAAAACTTCCCTGACTTCGCCCCCATGGCCTGAAGTGAAACTTCCAGACCCAGTGGAAGAAGCCAAGTATCATGCAGGTAAAGGTCTCAAATCTGGTCTTCCAGCACTGCCTCGAGGCCTGATTGAGCATGAATGTCTTCAGTTGGAAGTTTGTGttcttcacttctttttttaaaatttaatttctcacGTGTTTTAGTGTTGCTGGTAttgtgctccagctgctctccagaTTTGGGAGATTTGGGTACAATGTGATTTCTCCTTAGTTTAGGGCAGCTTGTCACGCTCCCAGAGGAACCTTGCCTGATGTGATGTGTGGCGTGaaacaatatattaaaaaaattaaagcatgaGAGAAACATTTTGAGCAGGAGAAATGAGTTATTTTCCATTCACTGGCTAAATCAAAGCCAGCAGGAGCAGTTGGATGGTGGGCACACGGAGAGCTGATGTATTTTGGTGCACGAAACAGAATATCCAGCCAGCAGAAGCAGTTGGATGGTGGGCACAGGACAGACCTGCAGAGGTGGGACACAGCGTGACAGAACATTAAGGgtcatgtccctgtccccttaGCTTGTCAGGACTCCTGGatgagaggaaacagcctcaagctgtgccagggaagagtcaagttggacatcaggaggaatttcttcctggaaagggctgccaggcactggaaggggctgcccagggaggtttggagtccccacCCCTGGGGAAGTCCAAGGAATGACCAGAcctggcactcagtgctctgggctgtgtgACAAGGTTGACAAGAAGAGCTGAGCTCACCTTCCTGCAGATGTCCCCCATCACGTGGCTGGAGTGTGTCCCTAACTGAGGAATGTGCTTTGGAGAGACCCTCCTGCTCCACATCTCCTGCTGGCCTGTTTTGATCCTGctttttctctgctctgtgaTAAAAAGTCAAGTACCAATAATCACTCAAGTGACAGatgggtgcctgtccctgagtGTGAAATAACCCAGCAGTGAACCACAAactgctccctgccagccctgtggggagCAGGGTCCCATCCTCAGGGATTGCTGCCATCCTGCACCCGTGGCAttgcctcctgctgctgctgagcattGCATCCTtagctcctggctgtgcttaTCCAAAGGGAACAGCAGCGGGAGCTtttcagctctgcctcctgctggcCGTGGAAACAGCCCCGGATATTTTAGGATGGGTCTCTCCACATGGTGCTGAGATCCAAGCCAGCAATCACTTGATGTTTCCTGGCACTGGAGGTGTTGGAGGAGTTATCAACAACTCTTCATGCTGGTGGGAATTGCAGCAGCTCTTGCCTTGCAAATAATTTGTGTTCCTACCTCTACCTTTGAGTTCTAGGGCTTGAAGATTGGACCTTTTCAGAGCATTCCTGTAaggattgggttgggtttgcCTGGCTGTTGGGATTCCTGTCTGTCCCAAAGGGATGTTCTGTTTGCAttccaagaaagaaaacaaaaatgattCAGCcactttttaatgtgtttttctgaGCAGCTCAGGAGGGTGGGAAGCTGCTGTTTGGCAGTGGGATGGTGTCAGGGAGCAACACCTGTTGGTGTTCCCATAAAAACTGGGGTTGGATTCACTGCCCAGGAAGCTGATCACAGGGAATGGAGTTTGTCCATGTGCAGGACCTGGTCTCTGGGAtctgtcctgctcctggcagcactCTGCATGCACGTGGGAAGAGGTTTTTCTGGGAAAGAGTGAGAGACAGGTCTCTCTTGTCCTTGCTGCAGGTACAAGTTCTGGGGCCAGGCTTTGCCATGTGCTGGAAGCCTCTTCCCTGGTATTCTGCCAAGCTCTTCCTGATGTTCCTGTGTGCCTTATGCACCACTCAGAGCCCTGGGGTGTCTGCATATGACTTGGAAATGGAGTGAATTTCCTCCAAACACAGGGTGCATGGACAAGAGCTCTTTTCTGGAATGCTTCATATCCAAGCACAGTATATTTTGGGATGCCTGAGGAATGGGCTGAGAGTCAGCAGTGTAGAGAAGCTGCATAGTGTATACAAGATGTTTACTTATGTGTGGCTTTGCCAGCAcctaaaatacaaataaatcaTTAATTTTAAGAAAGGGAGGCTCGCACATCTGGGAAGCAACACTGCTGTTGATCCTTGCTCAAAGATTCCCAGGAGATAAGAGTGCTGGGGGGAGAGCAGAGTGGCTGGCTGAGttttcccagcctgtcccagctctctgggtgtgctgccctgatcctGGCCTGCTGTTTGCCAGCAGAAGTGGTGCGGAAGGTGAATGGGCTGATCTCGGCGGGGCAGTACGGGCGCCTCTTCGCCGTCGTCCACTTCGCCAGCAAGCAGTGGAAAATCACCAGTGAAGACCTCATCATGATGGACAATGTGCTGGAGGCTGAGTGTGGAGACCGAATCCGGAtggaaaaggtgaaaaaacCAGAGCAGATTCCCTGCAAGCCTTCCTGGAGGCAAAACCCACCGATGGTTTTAACGCCACGTCCCAAAGTGCTCCTGGGGGTCTCCCACCTTCATTCCAGCCCTTTGTTTTGTTCCAATTCCCTTAGTTTTGTTCCAGTTTCAGATGTTATTGTGATTTCTGTTCAACAGGGCTGGAGTGAGTCTTGCCAGACTCTGTGGGGAGACAGATTTTTGTTGTCCTAACtccttccaaaaaaagaaaatgacagTTGTTGTTTCCAGAGCCGGCAGCGAAAGCCTGTGTTTGCCTTGAGACTCCAGCACCCCAGATCACAGAaacatttaggctggaaaagacctctaagatcatcaagtccaacctctTAATTCCTTGCAGGTCTCCCAGAGGGATTGTAaactcctcagggctctgcaaGATCCTTATCATGCTGGGCTGGGTGGAGACAGAGGGATGGGGCACAGAGGGAAGAATTGCCAAGATCCAATTAATATCTTTGTCCTCAGCCTTGGACAACCAGCAGGGACTTGCAGAGGCTCATTAATCCAGACTGAAGGGAAATATTATGGAGTGGGATTCTGTTGGCTTCACCTCCGTGTTGTTTGTTAGAGCTAAGCAAGTAATTAAGGAGAGCTGCAGAGTTTTTGTGCTTGTCCATTGCATTCAAGCCCAGTTTTGAAGCAGCTTTTTAGGGATGTCCTCAGCTGTGTCCCACATCCCTGTGTTGAGGAGGGATTTCTGTGGTGTATTCAGCTCAGAATTCAAAGGTCTAGATGGGAGTGAAGgagaaaatttgcttttttttggggttgtttttttgttttgttttattttgggtttttttttttgttgtttttgttttttcacttcTAAAACAAAGGCCAGGACTTCTCATAATCAATTCTGTGTGGTTTTTAAGTGCTGCCAGAGGATTTGTGAGGCAGCCCTGGGAGAAGTGGCTCCGGATGTGGCATTTGGGGGACATGGTTTAGAGAAGATAATGGTAGTGCTGGGTTTGATGGTTGGACTCCATGGCCTTGAAGGTTTCTTCCAAAATCTCAATGATTTCAGTGAAATGCAGCCTCTTCCTACTGTATCCTCTCTCATCCTGCCTGTTCTTTTGTGGCTGAAATGTCCCAAAACAGCAGGGGCTGGTGAGCCCCCAGAAGTTAATTTCTTTATTCCCCCTCTGGAGGCCttacagaggagaaagagggaatTGTTTCTCCACTGGGATTTTTAGCAATTGCTGTAAAAATCCAATGGTTTAGGTGCTGCCATTTGTCCAGATCCCACATGAGGCAGTTTATTCTTCTTCCCTGAttgcttttcatatttttttatgGCTGCTGGTAAGCCAGGACAGAGAGGTTCAGTGTGTTCTGATCATGGAGAAAGATACTTCTGCAGCCTGTTGGAGTGGGATGAGCTCTCTGGAAGAGTAATGGCTCTGTCTGCAGCCCGTTAGCAGCTTTCCTCACTACCCTTCCAGTTAGTGTCAGGTTTGAAATGTGGGAAGGCCTGGTATGAAGCAGTTTGACTCCTTTACAGCTGTAGAATTTGAAAGGTCTTGTTTGCATTTCTGCCAGGACAATGAGCCGTGATTTGTGCCTGATTTATTTCCTCCAGGTTTTGCTGGTTGGTGCTGATGACTTCACACTCATTGGAAGGCCGCTGCTGGGGTAAGATGCTTCATAAAGGAATTATATGACATTTTTGTACTTAATTGTGGCTTCAGGGCTCTGCAGTCCCTGAAATTGGGATTTATCAGCACTAACTTTGATTCCAGGCTTTTGAAAGAATCACCAGTGAAACAACTCATCAGCCTCTGGTGGCTCTCCTCCACCCCAGtgctgggagggcagcaggTCGTGGGTATTCACCTCAGTGGGATCTTTTCCTCCTTGCACAAACTAGCAGGACATGTTGCACTTCAACATCTCTACCCTCCTACCCTGATTTTGGTGGCAGTCATCTTCAAATTAGCCAGAAATCCTTTTCCTTAGTCCCTTAGTTGGGTTAACCCTTTTCCCTTTGCCACTGACTTACTCCAGCAAACCTTAACTCTAATTTGTGTTCCtgatttttcccttcctcttaaTCACATAATCCAGCAGTCACAAAACTTGGGAGAAGTTGATCCCTCGGCACTGCCTCCATCTCACTGCTGTAGGACTTGCTGTACAGAGCCCATGGttcctcagccttttccttcccaaaaggAAGGGGGGTGTGGGCCAGGTGTTACTGCTGGTGGTATTTAGGAGTTACTTGTGCAGTGAGAACATGGCTTGAGTGGTACCTGCCTCGGGTCCCTGTGTTGGACAGGATTTTGGGAGCTGCCAGTCCTTGTAGCAGCACTGGAAGTGGGTGTGGAATAGCAGATCATCAGGATTCTCTTGAGTTACTGCCAGATATTGCCTATGGGGAAGGCTTTAGGAAGGGAAATCCCATTTTTAGGACTAGAAAGGGGCTTTTAGTTTTGGGGTGTGCCATGTCAGGCAGCTGAGGAGCAACTTCCTTCCCCAGCTGATCCAGAGGCCCTGTGGTGGTTGTTGGCAGCTCTTTGTGCTGGATTTGGCACAGGCATAGCCAGGAGCTCCAGGACAGGAAGAAAAccagctgctggctcctgcaggTGCTTTGAGGGTGTTGGAAGTGTTGGCAGCTACTTGAGGCAGGCCAGGCTGCACATCTGGCCTGGCCTCCAGGGCCTTTGGCTGAAGGGAATcagtgggaggaggaagaggctggCTAAGAAGAAAAGGCTGAGGGGGAGATGCCATCACCCTCTGAGCTGCGGGAAACCACCCAAATCCCAGCTCTCCGATACgggatgaggaaaaggagaagggagaaggggaaagggtgTCATCAGCAATGTGCACTGCGGTTCTCTCACACAATCCCCTAACCCACAGACATtctggggaggagaggagaggctgGATGAGAAAAGAGGCAGTTCTGTGTTCCTGTTGTTGCATAAATAAACACCCGGTGAGTGCTCGCAGCCCGAGACACTTCACCGGAGCCGCTTCCTGTGGGCTCCCAAACGTGTCCTGTTTGGGACAGCTGAACAGGCTCTGTTCCTCTGGTACCTCCCAGGATGACACTTCTTTAATCCTAACACACCACATCTGCATGCTGGAGGAAGCTATTCTGGGAGCTTCTGGTTGGCTCCTGCTCTGGAATCCGCTGGGCTCCGTGTTTGTCCAAGtcgctgccagccctggctggcacaggggctggAGCCTGCGTTAGGCATGAGTGCAGGGAAAGTTTGGCTTATTTCTAGACAAAACAGAGCTGATGGGAATTTTCCCTCTAGGAAAGCTCACTGTTTCTCCTGCTACCTGGCCCTTTTTGCAGTGGAAGTGCCAAAGGCTTTAGACCTGTTCTTGTCCCagacagctgggctgggattcAGTCCTGCAGGAAGCAAGCTTGGTAGCTGGAGCTGTGATCCAAGAGTTATCATCCTCTGGGCTTGTAGCTTGCCTGgatctttttttctgcctcttgaCAGCACCTTTCAGCCCAGCTCAGATCCATGAGGTTCCAGCCTGAGTTTTTCTCACCTCCTGCAAAAATGCAATCTGTGGAACAttttgctgctgaaggcagcaggCCCAGCTGTGTTGGGCTCTGGGAAATGTGTGACCCCCTTCTTATTTTTATGGACATTCCAGTCATACCTAAAACGTTTGatagagatttttattttttccttgggCTCTGTTTTGCTGAGAACTTGTCCTGCCCACGAGCTCTTCTCCAGCAAGTTGGTTTCTCTTGTGCTTCAGCCTCCTGCCAGCAGTTGCTAGAGCTGAGTCCCACAGAAAACCCATCAGAGCCCTGAATCCAGGAAGTTCAGTCCCAAATTAGTGGTAAACCACGGCTGGAGTGCAGtttgctttctggtttctcCTCCCTCAGGGTTGCAGGGTTTGTGTGTGGTTCAGTGGTGCTGGATCTGGAGCAaatcctggagctgggatgtCAGGGTCACACAGTGGTTTTGTAAAATCTGTATTATTTTATACCTCTTTTCTTCTGGTCTGGTCACTAACTGCAGATAAATCAGTTTCCTCCAGGATCCAGTCTCTGATTTAATCACACCCCCAGGGTGGATTTTAAGAGATGGTGGCTGTCTGAAGCCTTTGGCCTCCCAGTGACCTTGCTGGAACAATTTCAGCTGGATGggcttccccctctgcccccctcAAGTACAGACAGAGCCGTTTGTCAGCAAAATGATCTTTAAATGTCCTCCTGTGGCAAACTTAACGAGCTTTTAATggaattctgcagtgctgtgcatggaagagcagctcctcctccttccctgtggCTGCTGACTAAAAAGCCCCTAATCCAAAGCTCCTGTCTGGATCCTGCCTGGGGGTTCTCACCTTCTGAGACCCTTGAAGCATATCAAGGTTGATTACAGTTGTTTTAGCAAAACTTAgtaatttaatgtaattttccccaaaattgtgtgcccacagcagcagcagcttatGGCAAGCCTTGCTAaatgcaggctgcagtggaaaATTGCTTAtggttcattaaaaaaattaattaaaaaaattattgggAAAGTTATAGTGTTTCCAACAAGGTAAGATTTTCTTCCAGCTGTCTGTGATGCTTtagagggggaggaaggattTCTTGGTgaccaggagcagggatgggctcATCCTTTGCCAAAACCAAAGCAGGGCACATGAGATCACGTGAAGGTGCCAGGGGAATTTATCTTGCCTCAATCTTACAAGTTCCTGCAGGTCCCtatctctgctgcctgctctgatGGAATGATCTCATCCCTCACATGGCAGGGAGGTTGTGATCTGTCACATCTCCTGAGCCAGGAACAGCACACCTGGAGGCTTTTGGCTGTGCCTGGGCAGGTGGTCCTCCTCCCACGGAGGATCTGGAATTCCTAGGATGTATTATCCCTTTGTCTATTCTCCCAGAAACCCACTGCCCAAGAATAGGATGttctgaaaatcagaaaaacagaaacttccACAGAACTAAAAAATTTGTTCTACAGCCTTAAATTTAGATTGATGTGAAAATGCAATACACAGgtattaaacaaacaaaaaatcccttATGTTTCTGTAGTTGTAGGTGAGAATGTACCTTGAGTGAGAAACTGTACAAGGCAGTGAAGAGTTTATAATATAAGGGTGTAACTGTTAAAAGTTATAATAAAAACATATGTGTTCCTGTGAGTTAGAAACCCATTAAATAAAAGTACCCAATGCAGTGCAGCAGA carries:
- the MRPL21 gene encoding large ribosomal subunit protein bL21m, with amino-acid sequence MAAARARRAGASLLWAAVRHQSSQGSSPQAGLVAKTSLTSPPWPEVKLPDPVEEAKYHAEVVRKVNGLISAGQYGRLFAVVHFASKQWKITSEDLIMMDNVLEAECGDRIRMEKVLLVGADDFTLIGRPLLGKDLVRVEATVIEKTESWPKVNMLFWRRHNFQRKKIIANPQTVLRINTIEIYPCLS